The proteins below are encoded in one region of Streptomyces sp. NBC_00490:
- the pgsA gene encoding CDP-diacylglycerol--glycerol-3-phosphate 3-phosphatidyltransferase, which translates to MTGAPASAAGGPSPAGATGTAGASGTETGAKPARSGKIAAAAVDQASLWNIANLLTMLRLLLVPGFVALMLADGGYDPAWRSFAWAAFAVAMITDLFDGHLARTYNLVTDFGKIADPIADKAIMGAALICLSTLGDLPWWVTGVILGRELGITLLRFVVIRYGVIPASRGGKLKTLAQGIAVGMYILALTGWLATARFWVMAVAVALTVATGLDYVRQAIVLRRQGIAERQAALEETEA; encoded by the coding sequence ATGACCGGAGCACCGGCATCCGCTGCGGGTGGCCCCTCCCCGGCGGGTGCGACCGGCACGGCGGGTGCGTCCGGCACCGAGACCGGTGCCAAGCCCGCGCGGAGCGGGAAGATCGCGGCGGCCGCCGTCGACCAGGCCAGTCTCTGGAACATCGCCAACCTCCTGACCATGCTGCGGCTGCTGCTGGTGCCGGGCTTCGTCGCGCTGATGCTCGCCGACGGCGGGTACGACCCGGCCTGGCGGTCGTTCGCCTGGGCGGCTTTCGCCGTCGCGATGATCACCGACCTCTTCGACGGTCATCTGGCGCGCACCTACAACCTCGTCACCGACTTCGGGAAGATCGCCGACCCCATCGCCGACAAGGCGATCATGGGGGCGGCGCTCATCTGTCTGTCCACGCTCGGCGATCTGCCGTGGTGGGTGACCGGGGTCATCCTCGGTCGGGAACTCGGGATCACGCTGCTGCGTTTTGTGGTCATCCGGTACGGCGTCATCCCGGCGAGCCGCGGCGGCAAGCTGAAGACGCTCGCCCAGGGCATCGCGGTGGGTATGTACATCCTGGCGCTGACGGGGTGGCTGGCCACCGCGCGGTTCTGGGTGATGGCTGTGGCGGTCGCGCTGACCGTGGCGACCGGCCTCGACTATGTGAGACAGGCCATTGTGCTGCGCCGGCAGGGAATCGCCGAGCGCCAGGCGGCGTTGGAGGAGACGGAAGCGTGA
- a CDS encoding ATP-dependent helicase, which yields MVSNPRRALDGFSPATRGWFTGAFDAPTAAQAGAWNAIKEGSDVLVVAPTGSGKTLAAFLAALDQLTSTPPPADPRKRCRVLYVSPLKALAVDVERNLRSPLTGIRQESVRLGLPEPEVKVGIRSGDTPAAERRALSTRPPDILITTPESLFLMLTSATRDALTGIETVILDEVHAVAGTKRGAHLALSLERLDELLPKPARRIGLSATVRPVDEVARYLSPRRKVEIVQPKSGKEFDLSVVVPVEDLGELGGSPVADGTEGAERPSIWPHVEERIADLVQSHRSTIVFANSRRLAERLCNRLNEIAYERATGETLDEHHAPAELMGGSGAAQGAPPVIARAHHGSVSKEQRALVEEDLKAGRLPAVVATSSLELGIDMGAVDLVIQVESPPSVASGLQRVGRAGHQVGAVSTGVVFPKYRGDLVQAAVVTERMRTGSIESLKVPANPLDVLAQQVVAMTSMDTWQLDDLLAMVRRAAPFASLPDSAFTAVLDMLAGRYPSDAFAELRPRVVWDRVASTITGRPGAQRLAVTSGGTIPDRGLFGVFLAGAEPKKGGGRVGELDEEMVYESRVGDVFTLGTSSWRIEDITRDRVLVSPAPGVPGRLPFWKGDQLGRPLELGRAVGAFLREVGSLPKDKARPRLLAAGLDTWAADNVLAYLDEQREACGHIPDDRTIVVERFRDELGDWRVVVHSPFGAQVHAPWALALGAKLSERYGMDAQVMHADDGIVLRLPDADMMGLDLLDQEPARLGTEYDADQAPVGAADVVFDKGEVDQVVTDQVGGSALFASRFRECAARALLLPRRNPGKRTPLWQQRQRAAQLLQVASEFGSFPIVLEAVRECLQDVFDVPGLVELMGDLESRKVRLVEVTTPEPSPFARSLLFGYVAQFLYEGDSPLAERRAAALSLDSRLLAELLGQAELRELLDAEVLTELEQELQWLTEDRRAKDAESVADLLRLLGPLTDAELAARGAEPQWAQELARARRAIKVRIAGTDHWAAIEDAGRLRDALGTALPVGVPEAFTEPVKDPLGDLLARHARTHGPFTSATAAARFGLGVAVTEGALQRLSANGRVVQGEFHPAGIGQEWCDAAVLRRLRRRSLAALRHELEPVSPPALAQFLPQWQHIGKGHGLRGADGLVRAVEQLQGASVPASALEKLVLPSRVAHYTPAMLDELTSAGELVWAGAGSLPGKDGWVSLYLADAAPLLLPPPHPLELTALHESVLTALSGGYGLFFRQIADQVRATTHPDATDPQLADVVWDLAWSGRLTNDTLTPMRSLLGSGRTAGSTAHRAKRTVPRGRYGSLTAAARPASRTGPPTVAGRWSLLPDREPDPTLRAHALARTLLDRHGVVTRGAVSAEGVEGGFSATYRILSAFEETGQARRGYVVEGLGAAQFAMDGAVDRLRAVANARDRGDGLPGANSGFGAPGAQDGFEVPAGTAPADDFAFDWLDEAPRSPGDYVSPRDLAPPAGRPVTPHRTPTRTPDSRAVVLAAADPANAYGAALPWPEPPTGAGHKAGRKAGSLVVLVDGELTLYMERGGKTLLAWPEDPDGKATDDPRLQQAAEALATAARAGSLGTVTVERINGTPALTSPIGTLLEGSGFIATPRGLRLRA from the coding sequence ATGGTCAGCAACCCACGCCGAGCCCTGGACGGCTTCTCCCCCGCCACCCGCGGCTGGTTCACGGGAGCCTTCGACGCGCCCACCGCCGCCCAGGCCGGCGCGTGGAACGCCATCAAAGAGGGCTCGGACGTCCTGGTGGTCGCACCCACCGGCTCCGGCAAGACCCTGGCCGCCTTCCTCGCCGCCCTGGACCAGCTGACCTCCACACCCCCACCCGCGGACCCCCGCAAGCGCTGCCGAGTCCTCTACGTCTCCCCCCTCAAGGCCCTCGCGGTCGACGTGGAGCGCAACCTCCGCAGCCCCCTGACCGGCATCCGCCAGGAATCCGTCCGCCTGGGCCTCCCCGAGCCCGAGGTCAAGGTCGGCATCCGCTCCGGCGACACCCCCGCCGCCGAGCGCCGGGCCCTGTCCACCCGCCCCCCGGACATCCTGATCACCACCCCGGAATCCCTGTTCCTGATGCTGACGTCGGCCACCCGCGACGCGCTGACCGGCATCGAAACGGTGATCCTCGACGAGGTGCACGCCGTCGCGGGCACCAAACGCGGCGCCCACCTCGCCCTCTCCCTCGAACGCCTCGACGAGCTCCTCCCCAAGCCGGCCCGCCGCATCGGCCTCTCCGCGACCGTCCGCCCGGTCGACGAGGTCGCCCGCTACCTCTCCCCCCGCCGCAAGGTGGAGATCGTCCAGCCGAAATCCGGCAAGGAGTTCGACCTGTCCGTCGTGGTCCCCGTGGAGGACCTGGGCGAACTGGGCGGCTCCCCGGTGGCCGACGGCACCGAGGGCGCGGAACGCCCCTCGATCTGGCCGCACGTGGAGGAGCGCATCGCCGACCTCGTCCAGTCCCACCGCTCCACGATCGTGTTCGCCAACTCCCGCCGCCTCGCGGAGCGCCTCTGCAACCGCCTCAACGAGATCGCCTACGAACGGGCCACAGGCGAAACCCTGGACGAGCACCACGCCCCCGCGGAACTCATGGGCGGCTCGGGCGCGGCCCAGGGCGCACCCCCGGTCATCGCCCGCGCCCACCACGGCTCGGTCTCCAAGGAGCAGCGCGCCCTCGTCGAAGAGGACCTCAAAGCGGGCCGCCTCCCCGCGGTGGTCGCCACCTCCAGCCTCGAACTCGGCATCGACATGGGCGCGGTGGACCTGGTCATCCAGGTCGAGTCGCCTCCCTCCGTGGCCTCCGGTCTCCAGCGCGTGGGGCGCGCGGGCCACCAGGTGGGCGCGGTCTCCACCGGCGTGGTCTTCCCGAAGTACCGAGGCGACCTGGTCCAGGCGGCGGTCGTCACCGAACGCATGCGCACCGGCTCCATCGAGTCCCTGAAGGTCCCCGCCAACCCCCTGGACGTACTGGCCCAGCAGGTGGTCGCGATGACGTCGATGGACACCTGGCAGCTGGACGACCTCCTCGCCATGGTCCGCCGAGCCGCTCCCTTCGCCTCGCTGCCCGACTCCGCCTTCACCGCGGTCCTCGACATGCTCGCGGGCCGCTACCCGTCCGACGCCTTCGCGGAACTGCGCCCCCGCGTGGTCTGGGACCGGGTCGCCAGCACGATCACCGGCCGCCCCGGCGCCCAGCGCCTCGCCGTCACCTCCGGCGGCACGATCCCCGACCGCGGCCTCTTCGGAGTGTTCCTCGCCGGAGCCGAGCCGAAGAAGGGCGGCGGCAGGGTGGGCGAGCTCGACGAGGAGATGGTCTACGAGTCGCGCGTCGGCGATGTCTTCACGCTCGGCACCAGCTCCTGGCGCATCGAGGACATCACGCGCGACCGCGTCCTGGTCTCCCCCGCCCCCGGTGTCCCGGGCAGGCTCCCCTTCTGGAAGGGCGACCAGCTGGGCCGCCCGCTCGAACTCGGCCGCGCGGTGGGCGCGTTCCTCCGCGAGGTCGGCTCGCTCCCCAAGGACAAGGCCCGCCCACGCCTCCTCGCGGCGGGCCTGGACACCTGGGCGGCCGACAATGTCCTCGCGTATCTCGACGAACAGCGCGAGGCCTGCGGCCACATCCCCGACGACCGCACGATCGTCGTGGAGCGCTTCCGCGACGAACTCGGCGACTGGCGCGTGGTCGTCCACTCCCCCTTCGGCGCCCAGGTGCACGCCCCGTGGGCCCTTGCCCTGGGCGCCAAGCTCTCCGAGCGGTACGGCATGGACGCCCAGGTCATGCACGCGGACGACGGCATCGTCCTGCGGCTGCCCGACGCCGACATGATGGGCCTGGACCTGCTCGACCAGGAACCGGCCAGGCTCGGCACGGAGTACGACGCGGACCAGGCCCCCGTCGGCGCCGCGGACGTCGTCTTCGACAAGGGCGAGGTCGACCAGGTCGTCACCGACCAGGTGGGCGGATCGGCTCTGTTCGCGTCCCGCTTCCGCGAGTGCGCCGCCCGCGCGCTGCTGCTGCCGCGCCGCAATCCGGGCAAGCGCACCCCGTTGTGGCAGCAGCGCCAGCGCGCCGCCCAACTGCTCCAGGTCGCCAGCGAGTTCGGCTCGTTCCCGATCGTCCTGGAGGCGGTCCGCGAGTGCCTCCAGGACGTCTTCGACGTCCCCGGCCTCGTCGAGCTGATGGGCGACCTGGAGTCCCGCAAGGTCCGCCTGGTCGAGGTCACCACCCCCGAGCCCTCCCCCTTCGCCCGCTCCCTCCTGTTCGGATACGTCGCCCAGTTCCTGTACGAGGGTGACTCGCCGCTCGCCGAGCGCCGCGCGGCGGCCCTGTCGCTCGACTCCCGTCTGCTGGCCGAACTGCTCGGCCAGGCGGAGCTGCGCGAGCTGCTCGACGCCGAGGTGCTGACCGAGCTGGAGCAAGAACTCCAGTGGCTCACCGAGGACCGCCGGGCCAAGGACGCCGAGAGCGTCGCGGACCTCCTCCGCCTCCTCGGCCCCCTCACGGACGCGGAGCTGGCCGCGCGGGGCGCGGAGCCGCAGTGGGCGCAGGAGCTCGCCCGGGCCCGGCGCGCGATCAAGGTCCGTATCGCCGGCACCGACCACTGGGCGGCGATCGAGGACGCCGGCCGCCTGCGCGACGCACTGGGCACAGCACTGCCGGTCGGCGTACCGGAAGCCTTCACGGAACCGGTCAAGGATCCGCTGGGCGACCTCCTGGCCCGCCATGCCCGCACCCACGGCCCGTTCACCTCGGCGACCGCGGCGGCCCGGTTCGGCCTCGGCGTGGCGGTCACGGAGGGCGCGCTGCAGCGCCTTTCCGCGAACGGACGAGTCGTGCAAGGCGAGTTCCATCCGGCGGGGATCGGCCAGGAGTGGTGCGACGCCGCCGTGCTGCGCCGACTGCGCCGCCGCTCCCTGGCCGCCCTGCGCCACGAGCTGGAGCCGGTGTCCCCGCCCGCCCTCGCCCAGTTCCTCCCCCAGTGGCAGCACATCGGCAAGGGCCACGGGCTGCGGGGTGCCGACGGACTGGTGCGCGCGGTCGAGCAGTTGCAGGGCGCCTCGGTGCCCGCCTCCGCCCTGGAGAAGCTGGTCCTGCCGTCCCGCGTCGCGCACTACACCCCGGCGATGCTCGACGAACTCACCTCCGCGGGCGAGCTGGTGTGGGCCGGAGCGGGCTCCCTCCCCGGCAAGGACGGCTGGGTCTCCCTCTATCTCGCCGACGCGGCACCCCTGCTCCTGCCACCACCGCACCCCTTGGAGCTGACGGCACTCCACGAGTCGGTCCTGACCGCCCTCTCCGGCGGCTACGGCCTGTTCTTCCGCCAGATCGCCGACCAGGTCCGCGCGACCACCCACCCCGATGCCACCGATCCCCAACTCGCCGACGTCGTCTGGGACCTGGCCTGGTCCGGCCGCCTGACCAACGACACGCTCACCCCGATGCGCTCCCTGCTGGGTTCGGGCCGCACGGCCGGCTCCACGGCCCACCGCGCCAAACGCACGGTCCCGCGCGGCCGCTACGGCTCCCTCACCGCCGCCGCCCGCCCCGCCTCCCGCACCGGCCCGCCCACGGTCGCCGGCCGCTGGTCCCTGCTGCCGGACCGGGAGCCCGACCCCACCCTGCGCGCGCACGCCCTGGCCCGCACTCTCCTCGACCGGCACGGTGTGGTGACCCGGGGCGCGGTCTCCGCGGAAGGCGTCGAGGGCGGCTTCTCGGCGACGTACCGCATCCTGTCCGCCTTCGAGGAGACCGGCCAGGCCCGCCGCGGCTACGTCGTGGAAGGCCTCGGCGCCGCCCAGTTCGCCATGGACGGCGCGGTCGACCGCCTCCGCGCGGTGGCCAACGCCCGCGACCGGGGAGACGGCCTGCCGGGCGCGAACTCCGGCTTCGGTGCCCCCGGCGCACAAGACGGTTTCGAGGTGCCCGCCGGCACCGCCCCCGCCGACGACTTCGCCTTCGACTGGCTGGACGAGGCCCCACGCTCCCCCGGCGACTACGTCTCCCCCCGCGACCTGGCCCCACCGGCGGGCCGCCCCGTCACCCCCCACCGGACCCCGACCCGCACCCCCGACTCCCGCGCCGTCGTCCTCGCCGCCGCCGACCCGGCGAACGCGTACGGCGCCGCCCTCCCCTGGCCGGAGCCCCCGACCGGCGCGGGCCACAAGGCAGGCCGTAAGGCGGGGTCCCTGGTGGTCCTGGTGGACGGGGAACTGACCCTCTACATGGAGCGCGGCGGCAAGACCCTGCTGGCCTGGCCGGAGGACCCGGACGGCAAGGCCACCGACGACCCCCGCCTCCAGCAGGCCGCCGAAGCCCTCGCCACGGCCGCCCGCGCAGGCTCCCTCGGCACGGTCACGGTGGAACGCATCAACGGCACCCCGGCCCTGACGTCCCCCATCGGCACCCTCCTGGAGGGATCAGGCTTCATCGCCACCCCACGGGGCCTACGCCTACGGGCCTGA
- a CDS encoding helix-turn-helix domain-containing protein: protein MILLRRLLGDVLRRQRQRQGRTLREVSSSARVSLGYLSEVERGQKEASSELLSAICDALDVRMSELMREVSDELALAELAQSAAATPSQPVPTSVRPMLGSVSVAGVPPERVTIKAPAEAVDVVAA from the coding sequence ATGATTCTGCTCCGTCGCCTGCTGGGTGACGTGCTGCGTCGGCAGCGCCAGCGCCAGGGCCGTACTCTGCGCGAAGTCTCCTCGTCCGCCCGAGTCTCACTCGGCTATCTCTCCGAGGTGGAGCGGGGGCAGAAGGAGGCATCTTCCGAGCTGCTCTCCGCCATCTGCGACGCGTTGGACGTACGGATGTCCGAACTGATGCGAGAAGTGAGCGACGAGCTCGCCCTCGCCGAGCTGGCCCAGTCCGCTGCGGCCACCCCCAGCCAGCCCGTGCCCACGTCGGTACGTCCGATGCTGGGCTCCGTCTCGGTGGCCGGTGTGCCACCGGAACGGGTCACCATCAAGGCGCCCGCCGAAGCGGTGGACGTCGTCGCCGCTTGA
- a CDS encoding AraC family transcriptional regulator, giving the protein MAGSRERARHWRYAELPGVDLLRARYVRKNFVRHTHENFVIAAIADGVEVFHYRGADRYAGAGSLALVNPDTAHTGRAGVPEGWRYGAVYPSPEVVAEIAGETTAIRGTPGFVSPVLDDPYAAGLVHRVLRAADEGNALAADTLLRVAVTRLLRLNGGALPEREVRTAGARVAARARGVLEERMVAPPTLERLAAELGARPFALLRAFRDAYGMPPHAWLTDARVRRARRLLDAGTSPAEAALAVGFTDQPHLNRHFTRIVGVPPGAYQRERKNVQDSGRELVLPSDAWQNRQLSRIHAPTTEEGRTPPSSGTPSGSGSP; this is encoded by the coding sequence ATGGCGGGTTCTCGTGAGCGGGCGCGGCACTGGCGGTACGCCGAGTTGCCGGGTGTGGATCTGTTGCGGGCTCGGTATGTGCGGAAGAACTTCGTGCGGCATACCCACGAGAACTTCGTGATCGCCGCCATCGCCGATGGTGTGGAGGTTTTTCACTATCGAGGGGCCGATCGGTATGCGGGGGCCGGGTCGCTCGCGCTGGTCAATCCCGACACCGCGCATACCGGGCGGGCCGGGGTGCCCGAGGGGTGGCGGTACGGGGCGGTGTACCCGTCGCCCGAGGTGGTGGCGGAGATCGCCGGGGAGACCACGGCCATCCGCGGTACTCCCGGGTTCGTCAGCCCGGTTCTCGATGATCCTTATGCCGCTGGGCTCGTGCATCGGGTGCTGCGGGCCGCGGACGAGGGGAACGCGCTGGCCGCCGACACGTTGCTGCGGGTTGCCGTGACCCGGTTGCTGCGGCTCAACGGCGGGGCGTTGCCGGAGCGGGAGGTGCGGACGGCGGGGGCGCGGGTGGCGGCACGGGCGCGTGGCGTGCTGGAGGAGCGGATGGTCGCGCCGCCGACCCTGGAGCGGCTGGCCGCCGAACTCGGTGCCCGTCCGTTCGCGTTGCTACGGGCCTTCCGGGACGCGTACGGGATGCCGCCGCATGCCTGGCTGACCGATGCGCGGGTGCGGCGGGCCCGGCGGCTGCTGGACGCGGGGACCTCGCCGGCCGAGGCCGCCCTCGCCGTGGGGTTCACCGATCAGCCGCATCTGAACCGGCACTTCACCCGGATCGTCGGTGTGCCTCCCGGGGCGTATCAGCGCGAGCGCAAGAACGTACAAGACAGCGGGCGGGAGCTGGTTCTACCGTCCGATGCGTGGCAGAACAGACAGCTCTCCCGGATTCACGCGCCGACGACGGAGGAAGGCCGGACGCCGCCGTCGTCCGGGACGCCCTCGGGGTCGGGGTCGCCGTAG
- a CDS encoding CinA family protein, producing the protein MNSPATEVVRLLTVRAETLAVAESLTGGLVAAEITAAPGASRAFRGSVTAYATELKHELLGVDATLLAERGAVDPQVAAQMAAGVRKALGAAWGIATTGVAGPDEQDGKPVGTVYVAVDGPTSELSGGGKVASLRLNGDRAEIRMESVRSVLALLLQELAGEQTGNERAQDTERNGGF; encoded by the coding sequence GTGAATTCCCCGGCCACCGAAGTGGTAAGACTACTCACAGTGAGGGCGGAGACGCTCGCTGTTGCCGAGTCGCTCACAGGTGGGTTGGTTGCGGCGGAAATCACAGCGGCCCCCGGTGCGTCCAGGGCGTTCCGGGGTTCGGTGACTGCCTACGCCACCGAGCTGAAGCACGAACTGCTCGGCGTCGACGCCACTCTGCTGGCTGAGCGTGGAGCGGTGGATCCCCAGGTCGCGGCCCAGATGGCGGCCGGAGTGCGCAAGGCGCTCGGGGCCGCCTGGGGCATCGCGACCACGGGTGTCGCAGGTCCGGACGAACAGGACGGAAAGCCCGTCGGGACGGTCTATGTGGCGGTCGACGGACCCACCTCGGAACTCTCCGGTGGCGGGAAAGTGGCGTCGCTGCGGTTGAACGGCGACCGGGCGGAAATTCGTATGGAGAGTGTACGGAGCGTACTCGCACTGCTCCTTCAGGAGCTTGCGGGCGAACAGACCGGGAATGAGCGGGCACAGGATACGGAACGGAACGGGGGGTTTTGA
- a CDS encoding DNA-formamidopyrimidine glycosylase family protein, translating into MPEGDTVWQAASRLHTALAGKVLTRSDLRVPKFATADLTGRTVLDVTPRGKHLLTRIEGGLTLHSHLKMDGSWKVYATDQRWTGGPAHQIRAILGTADRTAVGYRLPVLELLRTTDEDRAVGHLGPDLLDPGWDPDRALANLLQDPARPLGEALLDQRNLAGIGNVYKSELCFLLGVTPWLPVGALPEDRAAKLPLLAKKLLEANRDRPVRTTTGRRGQDLFVYGRARHPCLRCHTPVRKADQGDGSRERPTYWCPACQTGPAPGTARRPGTPHRTTN; encoded by the coding sequence ATGCCCGAAGGAGACACCGTCTGGCAGGCAGCGAGCCGACTGCACACCGCCCTCGCCGGCAAGGTACTCACCCGCAGCGACCTCCGCGTCCCCAAGTTCGCCACGGCCGACCTCACGGGCCGGACCGTCCTGGACGTCACCCCGCGCGGCAAACACCTGCTCACCCGTATCGAGGGCGGCCTGACCCTCCACTCACACCTCAAAATGGACGGCTCGTGGAAGGTGTACGCCACGGACCAGCGCTGGACCGGCGGCCCCGCCCACCAGATCCGCGCGATCCTCGGCACCGCCGACCGCACGGCCGTCGGCTACCGCCTCCCCGTCCTGGAACTCCTGCGCACCACCGACGAAGACCGTGCGGTGGGACACCTGGGCCCCGACCTCCTGGACCCCGGCTGGGACCCGGACCGCGCCCTCGCCAACCTCCTCCAGGACCCCGCCCGCCCCCTCGGCGAGGCACTCCTCGACCAGCGCAACCTCGCCGGCATCGGCAATGTGTACAAGAGCGAGCTCTGCTTCCTGCTCGGCGTCACCCCGTGGCTCCCCGTGGGCGCCCTCCCCGAGGACCGCGCGGCCAAGCTGCCCCTGCTCGCCAAGAAGCTCCTGGAGGCCAACCGCGACCGCCCGGTCCGCACCACCACGGGCCGCCGTGGCCAGGACCTCTTCGTCTACGGTCGCGCCCGCCACCCGTGCCTGCGCTGCCACACCCCCGTCCGCAAGGCGGACCAGGGCGACGGCTCCCGCGAACGCCCCACCTACTGGTGCCCGGCATGCCAGACCGGCCCGGCCCCCGGCACCGCCCGACGCCCCGGAACCCCACACCGTACGACTAATTGA
- the rimO gene encoding 30S ribosomal protein S12 methylthiotransferase RimO, with protein MPERRTVALVTLGCARNEVDSEELAGRLEADGWELVEDAEDADVAVVNTCGFVDAAKKDSVDALLEANDLKGHGRTQAVVAVGCMAERYGKDLAEALPEADGVLGFDDYADISDRLQTILSGGIHAAHTPRDRRKLLPISPSQRQESAAAVALPGHGAAVEVAAPAPADLPEGLAPASGPRAPLRRRLDGSPVASVKLASGCDRRCTFCAIPSFRGSFISRRPSDVLNETRWLAEQGVKEIMLVSENNTSYGKDLGDIRLLESLLPELAEVDGLERVRVSYLQPAEMRPGLIDVLTSTPKVMPYFDLSFQHSAPDVLRAMRRFGDTDRFLELLDTIRGKAPQAGVRSNFIVGFPGETEADLAELERFLNGARLDAIGVFGYSDEEGTEAATYDNKLDEDVVAERLARVSRLAEELVSQRAEERVGETVRVLVESMDDEGVHGRGEHQAPETDGQVLLTSGEGLSVGRMVEAKVIGTEGVDLVAEPLAGSLACSEEAGR; from the coding sequence ATGCCTGAACGCCGTACCGTCGCACTCGTCACTCTTGGCTGCGCCCGTAACGAGGTGGACTCGGAGGAGCTCGCAGGCCGCTTGGAGGCGGACGGCTGGGAGCTCGTCGAGGACGCCGAGGACGCGGACGTCGCCGTCGTCAACACCTGTGGCTTCGTCGACGCCGCCAAGAAGGACTCCGTCGACGCCCTCCTGGAGGCCAACGATCTCAAGGGGCACGGCAGAACCCAGGCCGTCGTGGCGGTGGGCTGCATGGCCGAGCGGTACGGGAAGGACCTCGCCGAGGCCCTCCCGGAGGCGGACGGCGTGCTCGGCTTCGACGACTACGCCGACATCTCGGACCGCCTGCAGACCATCCTGAGCGGCGGCATCCACGCCGCCCACACCCCGCGCGACCGGCGCAAGCTGCTGCCGATCAGCCCTTCGCAGCGGCAGGAATCGGCGGCGGCGGTCGCGCTGCCGGGGCACGGGGCGGCCGTCGAGGTCGCCGCGCCCGCGCCCGCGGACCTTCCGGAAGGGCTCGCTCCGGCCTCCGGCCCCCGGGCGCCCCTGCGCCGTCGACTGGACGGCTCCCCGGTCGCCTCGGTGAAGCTCGCCTCCGGCTGCGACCGGCGCTGCACCTTCTGCGCCATCCCGTCCTTCCGCGGCTCCTTCATCTCCCGCCGCCCCTCCGACGTGCTGAACGAGACGCGGTGGCTGGCCGAGCAGGGCGTCAAGGAGATCATGCTGGTCTCCGAGAACAACACCTCGTACGGCAAGGACCTGGGCGACATCCGGCTGCTGGAGTCCCTGCTGCCCGAGCTCGCCGAGGTCGACGGCCTGGAGCGGGTGCGCGTCAGCTACCTCCAGCCTGCCGAGATGCGGCCCGGGCTCATCGACGTGCTCACCTCCACGCCCAAGGTCATGCCCTACTTCGACCTCTCCTTCCAGCACTCCGCCCCCGACGTGCTGCGCGCGATGCGCCGCTTCGGTGACACCGACCGCTTCCTGGAGCTGCTCGACACGATCCGCGGCAAGGCCCCGCAGGCCGGTGTGCGCTCCAACTTCATCGTGGGCTTCCCGGGCGAGACCGAGGCCGACCTGGCGGAGCTGGAGCGGTTCCTGAACGGCGCGCGGCTGGACGCCATCGGCGTCTTCGGCTACTCCGACGAGGAGGGCACGGAAGCGGCGACGTACGACAACAAGCTCGACGAGGACGTCGTCGCCGAGCGCCTCGCGCGGGTCTCCCGGCTGGCCGAGGAACTCGTCTCGCAGCGGGCCGAGGAGCGCGTGGGCGAGACCGTGCGGGTGCTGGTGGAGTCCATGGACGACGAGGGCGTCCACGGACGCGGCGAGCACCAGGCCCCCGAGACGGACGGCCAGGTGCTGCTCACGAGCGGCGAAGGTCTGAGTGTCGGTCGTATGGTCGAGGCGAAGGTGATCGGCACCGAGGGTGTCGACCTGGTGGCCGAGCCGCTGGCCGGCTCGCTCGCGTGTAGTGAGGAGGCGGGCAGATGA
- a CDS encoding SDR family NAD(P)-dependent oxidoreductase, with translation MTVSAYDLTGRTAFVTGAAGGIGRASAVLLAEAGATVHCADRDAQGLHETATLIKSAGGTAHTHHLDVTDRDRLHQAVTSCGRLDVMAAIAGIMHSSPVLETRDEDLDRVLNINFKGVLYACQEAARLMLEHRTRGSIITMASGAVDTGGPGLLCYGAAKAAVVQLTKTLATEVGRHGIRVNAVAPGWIRTPMTDRHGENQERTEALMARMSPLGRVGEPEDIAHAVLYLASDASSFTTGQILRPNGGVAMPW, from the coding sequence ATGACCGTCAGCGCGTACGACCTGACCGGACGCACCGCATTCGTCACCGGCGCCGCCGGCGGTATCGGCCGCGCCTCCGCGGTCCTGCTCGCCGAAGCCGGCGCCACCGTGCACTGCGCGGACCGGGACGCGCAGGGCCTGCACGAGACGGCGACCCTGATCAAGAGCGCGGGCGGTACCGCTCACACCCACCACCTCGACGTCACGGACCGCGACCGGCTCCACCAGGCCGTCACCTCCTGCGGGCGCCTGGACGTGATGGCGGCGATCGCCGGCATCATGCACAGCAGCCCGGTCCTGGAGACCCGGGACGAGGACCTCGACCGGGTCCTGAACATCAACTTCAAGGGAGTCCTGTACGCCTGCCAGGAGGCGGCCCGTCTGATGCTGGAGCACCGGACCAGGGGCAGCATCATCACGATGGCCTCCGGCGCCGTCGACACCGGCGGTCCCGGCCTGCTCTGCTACGGCGCCGCCAAGGCGGCCGTCGTCCAGCTGACGAAGACCCTGGCGACCGAGGTCGGCCGCCACGGCATCCGCGTCAACGCCGTCGCCCCGGGCTGGATCCGCACCCCCATGACCGACCGCCACGGCGAAAACCAGGAACGGACCGAGGCGCTGATGGCCCGGATGTCCCCGCTGGGCCGGGTCGGCGAGCCGGAGGACATCGCCCACGCCGTGCTGTATCTGGCCTCCGACGCCTCGTCCTTCACGACGGGCCAGATCCTGCGTCCGAACGGCGGAGTGGCGATGCCGTGGTGA